Proteins found in one Geomonas subterranea genomic segment:
- a CDS encoding bacteriohemerythrin, with protein sequence MPIIEWKDCYVVGIQEIDQHHQSLVQYLNKTYDHFRDGHQLDPSVLEILIDYSMQHFGCEERWMENSSYPKLGPHKEEHRQFRTKITQLKKKQELDTKCSVELLWFLCNWVTHHIRETDADFGRYLNSQSRRR encoded by the coding sequence ATGCCTATAATTGAATGGAAGGACTGTTATGTGGTCGGCATACAGGAGATCGATCAACACCACCAGAGCCTGGTGCAGTATCTCAACAAAACCTATGACCACTTTCGCGACGGGCACCAACTGGACCCCTCCGTGCTGGAGATCCTGATCGACTACTCCATGCAGCATTTCGGCTGTGAAGAGCGCTGGATGGAAAACTCCTCCTACCCGAAGCTTGGGCCGCACAAGGAGGAGCACAGGCAATTCCGCACCAAAATTACCCAACTGAAGAAAAAACAGGAGCTCGACACGAAGTGTTCCGTCGAGCTGCTCTGGTTTCTCTGCAACTGGGTCACCCACCACATACGGGAAACCGATGCGGACTTCGGCAGGTACCTGAACTCCCAGTCCCGGCGCCGTTGA
- a CDS encoding lipid-binding SYLF domain-containing protein: protein MKTMKLLAAAVATVAMIISVTPAYAGKESRKIEDCVEVVKAIKAIPEDGIPPMLLKNAQGIMIIPEVLKVGFVVGGRYGTGILTVRDEKGNWTDPVFVKIAGGSLGWQIGAESTDLILVFKTKKGVDGVLRGKFTLGADASVAAGPVGRSAEGATDVTLKSEILSYSRSRGLFAGIALNGAALMIDDDANGAYYGNLDPRTIAAGQAGKRSPEVKQLLDLL, encoded by the coding sequence ATGAAAACGATGAAACTATTGGCAGCAGCAGTCGCGACTGTCGCAATGATCATTTCCGTCACGCCGGCCTATGCCGGGAAGGAGTCGAGGAAGATTGAGGACTGCGTCGAGGTGGTCAAGGCAATCAAGGCCATCCCCGAGGATGGGATCCCCCCGATGCTGCTGAAGAACGCGCAGGGGATCATGATCATTCCTGAAGTGCTCAAGGTCGGGTTCGTGGTCGGCGGCAGGTACGGAACCGGCATCCTGACCGTGCGCGACGAAAAAGGTAACTGGACCGACCCCGTCTTCGTGAAGATCGCCGGCGGGAGCCTGGGATGGCAGATAGGCGCCGAATCTACAGATCTGATCCTGGTCTTCAAAACGAAAAAAGGCGTTGACGGCGTCCTCAGGGGCAAGTTCACTCTTGGTGCCGACGCCTCCGTAGCCGCGGGCCCGGTCGGCCGAAGCGCCGAAGGGGCTACCGACGTCACCCTGAAAAGCGAGATCCTTTCCTATTCGCGCAGCCGCGGTCTCTTCGCCGGGATCGCCCTCAACGGCGCCGCACTGATGATCGACGACGATGCCAACGGCGCGTACTACGGCAACCTCGACCCAAGGACCATAGCGGCCGGCCAGGCCGGCAAGCGCTCCCCGGAAGTAAAGCAGCTGCTTGACCTGCTGTAA
- a CDS encoding DUF4382 domain-containing protein has translation MRNTTIAFRSVIIAIGAIAAIMIYLGGCGGGGGVSASTGTLKLAITDKASDDFKNVVVCVKEIRVVPAGHETASDDDPALPVLARFTPKEGTFDIMALQFIQTPLGEVVLPAGTYSQIRLVLYPNPKGNQAPVNYLTLNSDTGTKIPLTTPSGQQSGLKVRGPIEVKAGVINAFMIDFDPNTAVVKTGNGNNNGNNNEYILKPTGIRLIHMADILTQFGSIIGNVSNALQNWSSATVSIKRRGAINDTTPIASGQIFATYTSGKWQAPFSAFVPPSDPNDLTSGYKAFINANGFVLYSSATVPVVQGQARDLGQIVLVPQQ, from the coding sequence ATGCGAAACACGACTATTGCCTTTAGATCCGTCATTATCGCCATTGGCGCCATTGCCGCCATCATGATCTATCTCGGAGGCTGCGGTGGCGGCGGTGGCGTTAGCGCCAGCACCGGGACCTTGAAACTCGCCATCACCGACAAGGCAAGCGACGACTTCAAGAATGTCGTGGTCTGCGTCAAGGAAATCAGGGTGGTCCCTGCCGGGCACGAGACCGCCAGCGACGACGATCCCGCCCTTCCCGTTCTGGCCAGGTTCACTCCAAAGGAAGGGACATTCGATATCATGGCCCTGCAATTCATCCAGACGCCCCTGGGCGAGGTGGTGCTGCCAGCCGGGACCTACAGCCAGATCCGCCTGGTCCTCTACCCGAACCCGAAGGGAAACCAAGCCCCGGTCAACTACCTCACCCTCAACAGCGATACCGGTACGAAGATACCGCTGACGACCCCGAGCGGGCAGCAGTCCGGGCTCAAGGTCCGCGGCCCGATCGAGGTGAAGGCCGGCGTGATCAATGCGTTCATGATAGACTTCGACCCGAACACCGCCGTTGTTAAAACCGGCAATGGCAACAATAACGGCAACAACAACGAGTACATCCTCAAGCCGACAGGCATCAGGCTGATCCACATGGCCGACATCCTGACCCAGTTCGGCTCAATCATCGGCAATGTCAGCAACGCCCTCCAGAACTGGAGCAGCGCGACCGTTTCGATCAAGCGCCGCGGCGCCATCAACGACACCACGCCCATCGCCTCCGGCCAGATCTTCGCCACCTACACCAGTGGCAAATGGCAGGCCCCGTTCTCGGCCTTCGTGCCACCAAGCGACCCGAACGACCTGACATCTGGCTACAAGGCCTTCATAAATGCCAATGGCTTCGTGCTCTACTCCTCGGCGACGGTGCCGGTGGTGCAGGGGCAGGCCAGGGATCTGGGACAAATCGTCCTCGTCCCGCAGCAATAG